The Candidatus Neomarinimicrobiota bacterium genome contains the following window.
GGATCGTATTCAATCGTCGCCACCTTTGCGGGTATATCAAATTTGTCCCGCTTGAAGTCTATCACCCTGTAACGCCTCTTGTGTCCGCCACCTCTGCGGCGAGCTGTCAAACGACCGGCGTTATTCCTTCCACCACTCTTTTTGACCGGACGAACAAGGCTCTTTTCGGGCTTAGAGTGTGTGACCTCCTCGAAAGTCGAAACAGACTTAAAGCGCTGTCCGGGTGTTACAGGTTTCGATTTCTTAACAGGCATTTATCAACTCTCCGCTTCCATACCGTAAAGATCGATCGAGAATCCTTCATGAAGCGTAACTATCGCCTTTTTCCAATCTGAGCGCTTTCCTCTGGTTCGAATAACATGACCTCCGCTGCGAACAGTCATTTCTTTCCGCTTACCTTTGACGTTCTGTGTTCGGACAGCGGAAACTTTAACGTTGAATTTCTTCTCAACGGCTCTCTTGATACTAATCTTGTTGGCATTACGACTCACTTTAAAGGCGTATTTGTTCTCGCTCTCTTCCAGATGACTCATTTTTTCAGTCAATATAGGACTCTGAATAATCTGACTTTCGGTGTTCATTTCAGTTGACCGCGAGTTGTTCACTCAGTTTCTTGATGCCGGCTTTGTCAAATACAACTGCTTCACAATCCAAGAGATCATAGGTAGACACATCAGTGGCTGGAATCAGAAAGACATTCGGCAGGTTTCTCGCCGAAAGAGACAGATTCTTCTCAATCTCACCAACAAGTACAGTAATCTTCTTCCCACCTAAACCAAGATCTTGTAAGAGCTTGCGGAAATCTTTGGTCCTCGGCGCATCAATTGTCATTTCATCAACGACGTAGACAGCTTTATCCTGTACCCTTTGAGATAGAGCACTCCTCCGGGCAAGCTTTTTCATTTTTTTGGGAAGTCTATCCTTGTAATCACGAGGTTTCGGGCCGAAGACGACACCACCGCCGCGCCAGATAGGAGATCGAATGGTACCGGCACGCGCTACGCCCCGTCCCTTCTGCCGCCAAGGCTTGCGGCCACCGCCGCGGACTTCTGAGCGTGTTTTCGTAGAGTGTGTCCCCTGTCGTGAATTGGTCATTTCGGCTACTACCGCTCGATGAATGACATCCTCATTCGGTTCAATCTTGAACACTGAGTCATCCACCCTGACCTTGGATGTCTCTTCACCTTTTACGTTATATACAGGAATATTCATTTCACTTAGTCACTATAACAATTCCGTTTCGGCCACCGGGAACCGCACCTTTTATAAAGAGGTTGTTGTTATCACTATCCACTTTGACTACTTCAAGATTATCTACCAGCGTGGTTCTGTTCCCGTGGCGGCCGGGCATTTTTGTCCCGGGCCAGACACGCGACGGATCCGACGCCTGCCCGATTGAACCGGGGGCGCGCAAACGATCTGACTGACCATGCGTTTTTGGACCACCGCCAAACCCGTACCGTTTCACAACGCCTGTGAATCCTTTACCCTTCGAGACACCTTTGATCTGAACATAGTCCCCATCCTTAAACATATCCACACTATACTCATCACCTGTTTTTGGACTACGGCCCCGATCAATAGCAAATTCAGCCAAGTAGCGTTTCGGTGATACGCCAGCCTTCTTGAAGTGTCCCGCCTGAGACCGATTCGTCTTCACCTCTTTCTTGTCTTCAAAACCAAGCTGGACAGCTACGTAACCATCTGACTCCTCTGTTTTTACCTGAGTCACTACACACGGACCAGCCTCGATAACGGTGACAGGAACGCTTCGTCCATCCTTATCGAACAGTCGGGTCATCCCCATTTTTTTTCCGATCAGACCTGTCATCGCTAA
Protein-coding sequences here:
- the rplW gene encoding 50S ribosomal protein L23, with product MNTESQIIQSPILTEKMSHLEESENKYAFKVSRNANKISIKRAVEKKFNVKVSAVRTQNVKGKRKEMTVRSGGHVIRTRGKRSDWKKAIVTLHEGFSIDLYGMEAES
- the rplD gene encoding 50S ribosomal protein L4, which codes for MNIPVYNVKGEETSKVRVDDSVFKIEPNEDVIHRAVVAEMTNSRQGTHSTKTRSEVRGGGRKPWRQKGRGVARAGTIRSPIWRGGGVVFGPKPRDYKDRLPKKMKKLARRSALSQRVQDKAVYVVDEMTIDAPRTKDFRKLLQDLGLGGKKITVLVGEIEKNLSLSARNLPNVFLIPATDVSTYDLLDCEAVVFDKAGIKKLSEQLAVN
- the rplC gene encoding 50S ribosomal protein L3, whose amino-acid sequence is MTGLIGKKMGMTRLFDKDGRSVPVTVIEAGPCVVTQVKTEESDGYVAVQLGFEDKKEVKTNRSQAGHFKKAGVSPKRYLAEFAIDRGRSPKTGDEYSVDMFKDGDYVQIKGVSKGKGFTGVVKRYGFGGGPKTHGQSDRLRAPGSIGQASDPSRVWPGTKMPGRHGNRTTLVDNLEVVKVDSDNNNLFIKGAVPGGRNGIVIVTK